One window of Serinus canaria isolate serCan28SL12 chromosome 3, serCan2020, whole genome shotgun sequence genomic DNA carries:
- the URB2 gene encoding unhealthy ribosome biogenesis protein 2 homolog — MAAIYSGIYLKLKSAKTSWEDKLKLARFAWISHQCVLPNKEQVLLDWVSQALVSNYNKKHELEDEVVEKLWAYLDNVIHSKRLQDLLKSGKTVGLSFSVAEIINKRLSEAYSEKTQQNIGTVLSCSSGILSTPSLSIIYTAKCELLVDLLSKLSKLACQQLASDDAVGSQLFNVLQLTFAQYLLIQRQQANPNRVFGRVTSHLLQPCLLLRHLLTVRSWTQADDNHVCQHLSREIRSQIETLLQAGLFQPELFSSYKEELLSEQESQEKKKGAWKTLLLPVNTVQTKLGSDLCEPALHGAVVAGSVSLLYKLFLDSYCKAENHLVCFHMLSRLFGCLRLSDLQEAGKSDTLFPVDWSMELLALEQLLNLVLSNDIYNVASDRIRHKEVQFGFYRKLAQMLLTHSQASIPAWFRCLKLLMSLNHLIVEPDLDDLVSSAWIDAEASEPRTKKPQETLISTIFQIYSKLRQFPRLFEQVLTVICRPAVDELRPSIFSAGLTAKLRECLLELPPNQILDILYLFVEKCQTLIIPAVEGSVDMALKLMSVCSVLHAFLFNMRSLDDVTPSPVVLRTQRLMADIQKGIIQPLMELLQAPRREEEKSELWLRKASDAALLLVYTWVEVDALFGVSCSKYVSPAAETAVTESAARHWGISAFLLGVKEQCWRRVMELASSFGSTSKYCLELLTLQKMKMMLMQTKADLQALQHAAAFILESGRSTMSRGESEPWDGDISAITELSYPTAHWHLVMSNLTILLPYISLKDVEYIANVLLETLMLAEAQEAATDQEPSISIAKISLGLIHSSLLPEMRVLHCAFLTHLIQQFAMVLPTATRDSLDLPLQQLTLTNIPWHEEILVSCKSVDPLEVPSENKVQKDELSLSWKTLEKVAQCIVLLAKNGCPVILKERQLQRCLALLEIVSLLKLDSFLPSDCTRCFLVLLSLLVNTRASVSCSKLLLLKVLRTCLHLLRCLQAGRNSNSVLKVLHASDVLEAVMTSQLTACKFFTDVLTVPVWAQYVQEVQEFLENFLQMIIERRQSVKLNLEKFMSFLVSCRPDTDTAKSIDWKNWNPAAEQLLLTAFTTLCHVVTLHLQQLPEKKLHSGDVLCALLEPVVLQMVRTVEHGLQCNTPNQPLPVAFIPSVTTLLKADLSHPVKKDWQKEPSGFLKRPRVKLYQEFYSQILKELPCAGSNLQFLQFALKFLTVFCSVPELYPEKETAVMVVFAIKKLLSGPAITTQVIRSMEMELTEVLVQVLGSCSDEEFYAIMSLVLQGLEVRNIWQQKAKEVLSAVTLTKLLLSCPLSGDKGKAFWFASPQMITALALQTKEACQDQTLISLIVVPILETVAALLRQGEGILVNPHHVSLAFSILLTVPLDHLKTEDYCGVFQGVHEVLFSIVQCHPKVLLKAAPSFLSSFHRLVVSVMHEGRQKGDRGNMDEFEMILKCAHLVERMYTYIAAEMEDFTVFSAFIVAHYVTELQKVTLHPAVKTHLTEGIYHILDLCIERDIKFLNASLPAGVRQVFKDLYSDYNHYHKAKKQGEEKYTA, encoded by the exons ATGGCAGCCATCTACTCCGGGATTTACCTGAAGCTCAAAAGCGCCAAGACTTCTTGGGAGGACAAACTCAAACTAGCCCGGTTCGCGTGGATTTCTCACCAGTGCGTCCTGCCTAATAAGGAGCAA GTTTTACTCGATTGGGTAAGCCAAGCATTGGTTTCCAACTACAACAAGAAACACGAACTGGAGGATGAAGTTGTTGAAAAACTCTGGGCATATCTTGACAATGTTATCCATAGTAAAAGACTACAGGATCTCTTAAAGAGTGGGAAGACAGTTGGTCTCAGTTTTTCAGTTGCAGAG atTATAAACAAAAGGTTATCAGAAGCCTATtctgagaaaacacagcagaacattggcactgtgctgagctgctccagtggCATCCTTTCTACTCCTTCACTGTCCATAATTTACACAGCAAAGTGTGAGCTTTTGGTTGATCTCCTCAGCAAGCTGTCCAAGCTAGCATGTCAGCAGCTGGCTTCTGATGATGCTGTGGGCTCCCAGTTGTTCAATGTCCTCCAGCTTACCTTTGCTCAATACCTCCTGATCCAGAGGCAGCAAGCCAACCCAAACCGTGTGTTTGGGCGAGTGACAAGTCACTTGCTCCAGCCATGTTTGCTCTTGAGGCACTTGCTGACTGTGAGGAGCTGGACACAAGCAGATGATAACCATGTGTGTCAGCACCTGAGCAGAGAAATACGAAGCCAAATAGAGActttgctgcaggctgggttATTTCAGCCTGAGCTTTTCTCATCCTACAAAGAAGAGCTGCTGTCGGAGCAAGAAtcccaggagaagaagaaaggagctTGGAAAACTCTTTTGCTACCAGTCAACACAGTGCAGACCAAGCTGGGCAGTGACTTGTGTGAACCTGCCCTCCACGGAGCTGTTGTGGCTGGTTCAGTGTCCCTGCTATATAAGCTCTTTCTGGACTCGTACTGTAAGGCAGAAAACCACCTTGTGTGTTTCCACATGCTCAGCAGGCTTTTTGGCTGTCTCAGGCTCTCTGACCTGCAAGAGGCGGGGAAGAGTGATACCCTTTTCCCTGTGGACTGGAGCATGGAACTGCTGGCTTTGGAGCAGCTTCTGAACTTGGTGCTCAGCAATGATATCTATAATGTCGCCAGTGACCGTATCCGGCACAAGGAAGTGCAGTTTGGGTTTTACAGGAAGCTAGCACAGATGCTGCTGACGCACTCCCAAGCTTCCATCCCTGCTTGGTTCAGGTGTCTCAAACTCCTGATGTCATTAAACCACCTTATAGTAGAGCCAGACCTGGATGACTTGGTGTCGTCAGCTTGGATTGATGCAGAGGCCTCTGAGCCACGTACAAAGAAGCCTCAGGAGACTCTCATCAGCACCATATTCCAGATTTACTCCAAGCTGAGGCAGTTCCCACGGCTCTTTGAGCAGGTGCTGACAGTCATTTGCCGGCCAGCTGTTGATGAACTGAGGCCATCCATCTTCTCTGCTGGCCTGACTGCAAAGCTTCGTGAGTGCCTTCTTGAACTGCCACCCAATCAGATTCTGGACATTCTGTATCTCTTTGTGGAGAAATGCCAGACCCTTATCATTCCAGCTGTTGAAGGATCAGTTGACATGGCCTTGAAGCTGATGTCAGTGTGCTCGGTGCTGCATGCTTTTCTGTTCAACATGAGGAGCCTAGATGATGTCACTCCTTCCCCTGTGGTGCTTCGCACTCAGCGTTTGATGGCAGACATACAGAAGGGAATAATTCAGCcactgatggagctgctgcaggctcctaggagagaggaagaaaagtcaGAGCTTTGGCTAAGAAAGGCCAGTGACGCTGCTCTCCTCCTTGTTTACACTTGGGTTGAGGTAGACGCTCTCTTTGGTGTTAGCTGCAGTAAATACGtgtctccagcagctgaaaCTGCTGTTACTGAATCTGCTGCAAGGCACTGGggcatttcagcttttctgcttGGTGTGAAGGAGCAGTGTTGGAGGAGAGTTATGGAACTTGCAAGTAGTTTTGGCTCCACTAGTAAATACTGCTTAGAGCTGCTCACacttcagaaaatgaagatgatgTTAATGCAGACCAAAGCTGACCTACAGGCCTTGCAGCATGCTGCAGCTTTCATCCTGGAGTCTGGGAGATCCACCATGAGCAGAGGAGAATCTGAACCGTGGGATGGAGATATCAGCGCGATAACTGAACTTAGCTACCCCACAGCACACTGGCACCTTGTCATGTCCAACCTGACCATCCTGTTGCCATATATTTCCTTAAAAGATGTAGAGTACATTGCAAATGTGCTTCTAGAAACGTTGATGTTGGCTGAAGCTCAGGAAGCTGCCACGGACCAGGAGCCTTCCATCAGCATTGCAAAGATATCCCTTGGTTTGATCCACAGCTCTCTTCTACCAGAAATGAGGGTCCTGCACTGTGCTTTTCTGACCCATCTTATTCAGCAGTTTGCTATGGTGCTGCCCACTGCTACCAGGGATTCACTAGatctgccactgcagcagctgactTTGACCAATATTCCTTGGCATGAAGAAATTCTGGTTTCTTGCAAAAGTGTTGACCCCTTGGAAGTACCATCAGAAAACAAAGTGCAGAAGGATGAGTTGAGCTTGTCCTGGAAAACACTGGAGAAAGTTGCCCAATGTATAGTATTGTTAGCAAAAAATGGCTGCCCTGTCATCCTGAAAGAACGTCAGCTACAAAGATGCCTGGCATTGCTAGAGATTGTTTCTCTCCTGAAGTTAGACAGTTTTCTTCCCTCTGACTGTACTCGGTGTtttctggtgctgctgtccctgctaGTTAATACCAGGGCTAGTGTCTCTTGCAGCAAGTTGTTATTGCTGAAGGTTTTAAGGACTTGCCTCCACCTCCTGAGGTGCCTGCAAGCGGGCAGGAACTCCAACTCTGTTCTTAAGGTGTTACATGCCAGTGATGTTCTTGAGGCTGTCATGACCTCCCAGCTTACAGCTTGCAAATTCTTCACTGATGTCTTGACTGTTCCTGTTTGGGCACAGTATGTCCAGGAAGTTCAAGAATTTTTGGAAAACTTTCTTCAGATGATTATTGAAAGAAGACAAAGTGTGAAGCTCAACTTGGAAAAGTTCATGTCTTTCCTGGTGAGCTGCAGGCCAGACACAGATACAGCCAAAAGCATAGATTGGAAAAACTGGAATCCCGCAGCTGAGCAGTTGCTGCTCACAGCATTCACCACACTCTGTCATGTTGTCACactgcacctccagcagctgccagaaaaGAAGCTGCATTCTGGGgatgtgctgtgtgctctgctggagccagtgGTTCTGCAGATGGTCAGAACTGTTGAACACGGTCTTCAGTGTaacaccccaaaccagcctTTGCCTGTGGCATTTATACCATCTGTCACTACTCTCCTCAAAGCAGATCTGAGCCATCCTGTCAAGAAGGACTGGCAGAAGGAGCCCAGTGGGTTTTTGAAGCGGCCTCGTGTTAAACTGTACCAAGAGTTTTACTCTCAGATACTGAAAGAGCTACCCTGTGCAGGGAGTAATCTGCAGTTCCTTCAGTTTGCATTGAAGTTCCTGACTGTCTTCTGCTCGGTGCCAGAGCTGTAtcctgaaaaagaaactgcagtCATGGTTGTTTTTGCTATAAAAAAACTTCTCTCTG GTCCTGCAATTACAACCCAGGTGATCCGAAGTATGGAGATGGAGCTGACAGAGGTGCTTGTCCAGgtgctgggaagctgctctgaTGAGGAGTTTTATGCCATAATGAGtctggtgctgcagggactgGAAGTGAGGAATATTTGGCAGCAGAAGGCTAAA gaagTATTGTCAGCTGTTACGCTAACCAAATTGTTGCTCAGCTGCCCATTAAGTGGAGACAAAGGGAAAGCTTTCTGGTTTGCCAGCCCGCAGATGATCACAGCTTTAGCT CTGCAAACCAAAGAGGCCTGTCAGGACCAGACACTGATTTCCCTCATAGTTGTGCCTATTCTAGAGACTGTAGCAGCTCTGCtaaggcagggagaagggattCTTGTGAATCCACATCACGTTTCATTGGCATTCAGCATTCTTCTAACAGTCCCTCTGGATCATCTGAAGACAGAAGACTATTGTGGTGTCTTCCAGGGGGTCCATGAAGTGCTCTTCTCTATTGTGCAGTGTCATCCAAAG GTGCTGTTGAAAGCAGCACCATCCTTTCTGAGCAGTTTCCATCGTCTGGTTGTTTCTGTCATGCATGAAGGGCGTCAGAAAGGAGACAGAG GCAACATGGATGAGTTTGAGATGATACTGAAATGTGCACACTTGGTGGAACGGATGTATACTTACATTGCTGCAGAAATGGAGGACTTCActgtgttttctgccttcattGTGGCTCACTATGTGACTGAATTGCAGAAG
- the TAF5L gene encoding TAF5-like RNA polymerase II p300/CBP-associated factor-associated factor 65 kDa subunit 5L isoform X2, which translates to MKRVRTEQIQMAVSCYLKRRQYVDSEGPLKQGLRLCQTAEEMAANLTVQSESGCANVVSAAPCLAEPQQYEVQFGRLRNFLTDSDSQHSHEVMPLLYPLFVYLHLNMVQNGLKSTVDSFYSRFHGMFLQNASQKDIIEQLQTTMTIQDILSNLKLRAFLDNKYVIRLQEDSYNYLLRYLQSDNNNALCKVLTLHIHLDVQPAKRTDYQLYAGGSSSRNESNGLEPSDVPASILQNEAALDLLQDSIKRVKDGPPSLTTICFYAFYNTEQLLNTAEISPNSKLLAAGFDNSCVKLWSLRSRKLKSEPHLVDVSRIRLACDILDEEYSLVASVPAMLVSQS; encoded by the exons ATGAAACGCGTACGCACAGAACAGATTCAGATGGCAGTGTCCTGCTACCTCAAGCGCCGTCAGTATGTGGACTCGGAAGGTCCCCTAAAACAAGGGCTGAGGCTGTGTCAGACTGCTGAAGAGATGGCAGCTAATCTCACAG TCCAATCTGAGTCTGGTTGTGCCAACGTCgtgtctgcagctccctgcctggcgGAGCCACAGCAATATGAAGTACAGTTTGGACGATTACGCAATTTTCTGACAG attcAGATTCTCAGCACAGCCATGAAGTGATGCCTCTTCTATATCCCCTCTTCGTCTACCTCCATCTGAACATGGTCCAGAATGGCCTAAAAAGCACAGTGGACAGTTTTTACAGCCGCTTCCATGGCATGTTCTTGCAGAATGCCAGCCAGAAGGATATCATTGAACAGTTGCAGACTACCATGACTATTCAAGATATCCTGTCCAACTTGAAGCTCCGGGCTTTTCTGGACAACAAATACGTCATCCGCCTTCAAGAGGACAGCTACAACTACCTTCTTCGCTACCTCCAAAGTGACAACAACAACGCCCTGTGCAAAGTCCTGACCTTGCACATTCACCTGGATGTGCAGCCTGCCAAGAGGACTGACTACCAGCTCTATGCTGGTGGGAGCTCCTCACGCAACGAGAGCAACGGCCTGGAACCCAGCGATGTGCCAGCTTCCATTCTGCAGAACGAGGCAGCGCTGGATTTACTGCAGGACAGCATTAAACGTGTCAAGGACGGGCCCCCTTCCTTAACCACCATCTGTTTCTATGCCTTCTATAACACAGAGCAGTTGCTGAACACTGCAGAGATTTCACCAAATAGCAAGCTGCTTGCTGCTGGGTTCGATAATTCATGTGTGAAGCTGTGGAGCCTGCGCTCTAGGAAGTTGAAATCTGAGCCCCACCTTGTTGATGTGTCCCGCATCCGTTTGGCTTGTGACATCCTGGATGAGGAG